The following are encoded in a window of Emcibacter sp. SYSU 3D8 genomic DNA:
- a CDS encoding MFS transporter has product MKIYYGWYVVAVAMLFQAVTFGLGTYAFTFWVEHWMHAFDAGRGDVMWAITVFTIALGVMGPAAGWAFDRVSMRVLICLGGLSYAAGLALISVSTALWQIVAIYAVLLGLGFTLAGSLGGQALAAKWFRGKRGLAIGIVSLGSSLGGAVLPLLVTVLAREFDWRTAHQILAVFAALAIIPPAWLVIRNSPEAAGVVPDPESALSRQAAADGLHREWSYAEILRERTFWLIVLGILPPALAFAGFMANLGPYAADVGIPPALGASLMSVVAVAMVGSKLAVGTLSDRVDLRFVYWATAIPLMVAMAIMIGRPSYPAMLAVAACAGFTGGSHMALLGAMVGARFGAASFGKVAGLLMPFLTVSALGAVISGRVFDHFNSYDPALEIYMIGALVAAAGMFFLPTRKRTKA; this is encoded by the coding sequence ATGAAGATCTACTATGGTTGGTACGTGGTCGCCGTGGCCATGCTGTTCCAGGCGGTGACGTTCGGCCTGGGTACCTACGCCTTCACCTTCTGGGTCGAACACTGGATGCATGCATTCGACGCGGGGCGCGGCGACGTGATGTGGGCGATCACCGTCTTTACCATTGCCCTTGGCGTGATGGGACCAGCCGCCGGCTGGGCGTTCGACCGGGTCTCCATGCGGGTGCTGATCTGCCTGGGCGGGCTATCCTATGCCGCGGGCCTGGCGCTGATCTCGGTTTCCACGGCGCTCTGGCAGATCGTCGCCATCTATGCCGTGCTGCTGGGCCTTGGCTTCACGCTTGCAGGATCGCTGGGCGGACAGGCCCTCGCCGCCAAATGGTTCCGGGGCAAGCGCGGACTGGCCATCGGCATCGTCTCGCTGGGCAGTTCGCTCGGCGGCGCGGTGCTGCCGCTGCTGGTTACCGTTCTCGCCCGGGAGTTCGACTGGCGCACCGCCCACCAGATCCTCGCCGTATTCGCCGCCCTGGCCATCATCCCGCCGGCCTGGCTGGTTATTCGCAACAGCCCCGAAGCGGCGGGCGTCGTACCGGACCCCGAAAGCGCCCTGTCGCGGCAGGCCGCCGCCGACGGGCTGCACCGGGAGTGGAGCTATGCCGAGATTCTGCGCGAGCGGACGTTCTGGCTGATCGTCCTCGGCATCCTGCCGCCTGCGCTGGCCTTTGCCGGTTTCATGGCCAACCTTGGGCCCTATGCCGCGGATGTGGGCATTCCGCCCGCGCTGGGCGCGTCGCTGATGTCGGTGGTGGCGGTGGCCATGGTCGGCTCAAAGCTGGCGGTCGGCACCCTGTCGGACCGCGTCGACCTGCGCTTCGTCTACTGGGCCACCGCTATTCCCTTGATGGTGGCCATGGCAATCATGATCGGCCGGCCCAGCTATCCCGCCATGCTCGCCGTCGCCGCCTGCGCCGGCTTCACCGGCGGCTCGCACATGGCGCTGCTGGGCGCCATGGTCGGCGCCCGGTTCGGCGCGGCCTCGTTCGGCAAGGTGGCCGGACTGCTGATGCCGTTCCTGACCGTAAGCGCACTGGGCGCGGTCATCTCGGGCCGCGTATTCGACCACTTCAACTCCTACGATCCGGCGCTGGAAATATATATGATCGGTGCGCTCGTCGCGGCGGCGGGCATGTTTTTCCTGCCAACGAGAAAGCGGACCAAAGCATGA
- a CDS encoding LLM class F420-dependent oxidoreductase gives MKFGIGPINKDIASPGAMIANARLAEQAGIESVWTFEHVIIPLEYDSRYPYNATGRMTAIPETNYVDPLLALTAIAAETTTLRLGTGVNILSQANPLLLAKQAASLDFISGGRFMLGAGIGWLKEEFAAMGTPFEHRGARFDDYIQAMRKVWSGDVVEHESEFVSWHNFKSYPVPVQTPLPVHIGGSKGKVFERVARYGNGWYSPSGSVTELTEQLAVLRDTCDRVGRDFNEIEITGVWAMKGGADAVKRFADIGVHRLTVPVFALWPDKAADMIKQLGDEIVPAT, from the coding sequence ATGAAATTCGGTATCGGCCCCATCAACAAGGACATCGCCTCGCCCGGCGCCATGATCGCCAATGCCAGGCTGGCGGAGCAGGCCGGAATCGAATCGGTCTGGACCTTCGAGCATGTCATCATTCCGCTCGAATACGACAGCCGCTATCCCTACAACGCCACGGGCCGCATGACGGCGATTCCCGAAACCAATTACGTGGACCCCTTGCTGGCGTTGACGGCCATCGCCGCCGAGACCACGACCCTGCGCCTCGGCACCGGCGTGAACATCCTGTCGCAGGCCAATCCGCTGCTGCTGGCCAAGCAGGCCGCCAGCCTGGATTTCATTTCCGGAGGCCGGTTCATGCTGGGGGCCGGCATCGGCTGGCTGAAGGAAGAGTTCGCCGCCATGGGCACGCCGTTCGAGCACCGCGGCGCGCGGTTCGACGACTATATCCAGGCCATGCGCAAGGTCTGGTCGGGCGATGTCGTGGAGCACGAAAGCGAGTTTGTCAGCTGGCACAACTTCAAGTCCTACCCGGTGCCGGTGCAGACGCCCCTTCCGGTCCATATCGGCGGCAGCAAAGGCAAGGTGTTCGAGCGGGTCGCCCGTTATGGCAACGGCTGGTATTCGCCCAGTGGCAGCGTCACCGAACTGACCGAGCAGCTTGCGGTGCTGCGCGATACCTGCGACCGGGTCGGCCGCGATTTCAACGAGATCGAGATTACCGGGGTATGGGCGATGAAGGGCGGCGCCGACGCGGTGAAGCGGTTTGCGGACATTGGGGTCCACCGCCTGACCGTACCCGTATTCGCCCTCTGGCCGGACAAGGCAGCGGACATGATCAAGCAGCTTGGGGACGAGATCGTCCCTGCGACCTGA
- a CDS encoding MFS transporter, giving the protein MSTIAADAHASRPLSRQDVKTLSLSALGGALEFYDFIIFVFFTAALSKLFFPPDVSDWVRQLQTYGIFAAGYLARPLGGIVMAHFGDLVGRKRMFTFSIFLMAVPTFAMGLLPTYADIGIAAPVLLLLLRIIQGAAIGGEVPGAWVFVAEHVPPRHMGFACGTLTAGLTVGILLGSLMATFLNQTLSPQEVLDYGWRLAFVTGGVFGLLGVYLRRYLSETPVFEEMRQHRALARELPVKTVLLAHPGSVALSMLLTWMLTAAIVVVILMTPGILQSAYGFAPAAAFNANLLAVASLTVGCLFAGWAIDRYGAGTTFIAGSVLLAGCVWGFYTKIVADPSQLMTLYALAGLSVGIVGAVPYVMVKAFPPAVRFSGLSFSYNLAYAIFGGLTPVAVAALLGESALAPAYYVIATCGIGLVAGIYMKLTGFGRDTVERSAPGPT; this is encoded by the coding sequence ATGAGCACCATCGCCGCCGACGCCCATGCCAGCCGTCCGCTGTCCCGGCAGGACGTGAAGACATTGTCGCTGTCCGCCCTGGGCGGTGCCCTCGAATTCTACGACTTCATCATCTTCGTGTTCTTCACGGCGGCGCTCAGCAAATTGTTCTTCCCGCCCGACGTGTCCGATTGGGTGCGGCAACTCCAGACCTACGGCATATTCGCGGCGGGCTATCTGGCGCGGCCTCTGGGCGGCATCGTCATGGCGCATTTCGGCGATCTGGTCGGCCGCAAACGCATGTTCACCTTCAGCATCTTCCTGATGGCCGTGCCCACCTTCGCCATGGGCCTGTTGCCCACCTACGCCGACATCGGCATCGCCGCGCCGGTCCTGCTGCTGCTGCTGCGGATCATCCAGGGCGCGGCCATCGGCGGCGAGGTGCCGGGCGCCTGGGTATTCGTGGCCGAGCATGTCCCGCCGCGGCATATGGGCTTTGCCTGCGGCACGCTTACCGCAGGCCTCACGGTCGGCATCCTGCTGGGATCGCTGATGGCCACCTTCCTCAACCAGACCCTGTCGCCGCAGGAGGTTCTCGATTATGGCTGGCGCCTGGCCTTCGTGACCGGCGGCGTGTTCGGCCTGCTCGGCGTCTATCTCCGGCGCTATCTGAGCGAGACGCCGGTATTCGAGGAAATGCGCCAGCACAGGGCGCTGGCCCGCGAATTGCCGGTGAAAACCGTGCTCCTCGCCCATCCGGGCTCGGTGGCGCTGTCCATGCTGCTCACCTGGATGCTGACGGCGGCCATCGTCGTCGTGATCCTGATGACGCCGGGAATCCTGCAATCCGCCTACGGCTTTGCGCCGGCAGCCGCGTTCAACGCCAATTTGCTCGCGGTTGCCTCACTGACCGTGGGCTGCCTGTTCGCCGGCTGGGCCATCGACCGCTACGGTGCGGGCACGACCTTCATCGCGGGCAGCGTGCTGCTCGCGGGCTGCGTCTGGGGCTTCTATACCAAGATCGTCGCCGATCCGTCGCAGCTGATGACGCTCTACGCGCTCGCCGGCCTGTCCGTCGGCATCGTCGGCGCGGTTCCCTATGTCATGGTCAAGGCGTTTCCACCCGCGGTGCGCTTCTCCGGATTGTCGTTTTCGTACAACCTTGCCTATGCGATTTTCGGCGGCCTCACCCCTGTTGCGGTGGCCGCATTGCTCGGGGAAAGCGCCCTCGCGCCGGCCTATTATGTCATCGCAACCTGCGGCATCGGCCTGGTGGCGGGCATCTACATGAAGCTGACGGGCTTTGGCCGGGACACGGTTGAACGCTCCGCCCCAGGCCCTACCTAA
- a CDS encoding autotransporter domain-containing protein, with protein sequence MYQVRPRRRLRAGYAIAGGLVVASTMGVPDLSEAADLTITKTVTEPVNTANASSGPGNILIESGGAVSVDKGTAVTVNSNNTVENNGRIQSSGGIDSRGIVISGSVTSDITNKGTISLGTDADDDTKDGGNYGIYLQPGASMAGDILNDTGGTITVDGFESAGIFSAGSLTGSIKNDGQITATGEAGVGVLVSGNVSGSVTNNGSISTGVGSSQSFDSKGNTITIPETPGGDGLAIAGSVSGGIVNTGDGLTDVEEKSLTAGTVETIRGLKKDDIGVDATITIIGPENALHVGPDAGGTVGGNLTIGAVGADEDAYGIINRGDMTSSSTADNGPAETVRIGLGAGTGATGTTTVVGGFLNDGGDITTKSDSGKSTSVAIGSGAILPELNNVGTIKATTETGDAYALSIEQSAQLDKLTNSGLLEAEATSVNGDAITIVDASDTLKFIENTGTISSIETIGADIKGLPITSTGTAIDLSVSTVDVSVLNTGTIAGDVLFGTGDDSYTLDGGTQTGTIDFGGGENTFMLNNAMFSGDLAATKGSVDLDVKGSTFAIVSEDGAQVRDAAFDKDSTLVVPIFGSDAIAGTLTASGTVSFADGTGLVTDFKTLSAEDITFTLVDAATLTFETDVTGLMISDTSAFFNVDVAIDEEDPGKLVVTVHRATAEELGLNGNQTAVFNVTKTLLEQDTEMGAAMANLKTAEEVQDAFNQLMPDNSGATQQGIFQTQAAIFGAINKRMDGIYKLDQRYKERVERIAGKDPKRAKRMSKRNQPTIWAEQLVLVANQSPFADQLGYGGYSYGVALGADYPLLGLDAVGISLSQVWSEYKEKTSFDKPTAVSTTQFNVYAGWENSGFFVDVSGGYGFSSYDGERNIVIGSVSRTSLGEWSGHHMAANVRAGYNIVMGRYTLGAAASFSWMKLHENGYVETGLGENDTSGAATNLVVGEQDVSFARGNFGLTAGMRFEDGTGLIEPQIRVGATHEFSYKGPTNAAYFGFLKDGNNLPTRLSDDFMTVGALAAKTTYYAGVGVDLSAHFGTLSFDYDAEFGGGKLNHIVSGTVRVSF encoded by the coding sequence ATGTATCAAGTCCGACCCCGCCGCCGATTGCGCGCCGGCTACGCCATTGCTGGAGGCCTCGTCGTCGCCAGCACCATGGGCGTGCCCGATCTTTCGGAGGCCGCGGACCTGACCATCACGAAAACGGTGACCGAGCCGGTCAACACCGCCAATGCCAGCAGCGGTCCCGGCAACATCCTCATCGAATCCGGCGGCGCGGTTTCGGTCGACAAGGGCACCGCGGTCACCGTCAACAGCAACAACACGGTGGAGAACAACGGACGCATCCAGTCCAGCGGCGGCATCGACAGCCGCGGGATCGTGATCAGCGGATCGGTGACCAGCGACATCACCAACAAGGGGACCATCTCCCTCGGCACCGATGCGGACGACGACACCAAGGACGGCGGCAATTACGGTATCTATCTGCAGCCCGGCGCGAGCATGGCCGGCGACATCCTCAACGACACCGGCGGCACGATCACCGTCGACGGTTTCGAATCGGCCGGCATCTTCAGCGCCGGATCGCTGACCGGCAGCATCAAGAACGACGGCCAGATCACCGCCACCGGCGAGGCTGGTGTCGGCGTGCTGGTCAGCGGCAATGTTTCCGGCAGCGTCACCAACAACGGCTCGATCAGTACCGGCGTCGGCTCGAGCCAGTCCTTCGACAGCAAGGGCAATACGATCACCATCCCGGAAACGCCGGGCGGCGACGGCCTGGCGATCGCGGGTAGCGTCAGCGGTGGCATTGTCAATACGGGCGACGGACTTACCGATGTGGAGGAGAAGAGCCTCACCGCCGGAACGGTCGAGACCATTCGCGGTCTGAAGAAAGACGACATCGGCGTCGACGCAACGATCACCATCATCGGCCCCGAAAACGCGCTGCATGTCGGCCCCGATGCCGGCGGCACCGTGGGCGGCAATCTCACCATCGGCGCGGTGGGAGCGGACGAGGACGCCTACGGCATCATCAATCGCGGCGACATGACCAGCAGCTCGACCGCCGATAATGGCCCGGCCGAGACCGTGCGCATCGGTCTGGGCGCGGGGACCGGTGCCACGGGCACCACCACGGTGGTCGGCGGCTTCCTGAACGACGGCGGCGACATCACCACCAAGTCCGACAGCGGCAAGTCCACCTCCGTTGCCATCGGCTCGGGCGCGATCCTGCCCGAGTTGAACAATGTGGGCACGATCAAGGCCACCACCGAGACCGGCGACGCCTATGCCCTGTCTATCGAGCAGAGCGCGCAACTCGACAAGCTGACCAATTCGGGCTTGCTGGAGGCCGAGGCGACATCGGTGAACGGCGACGCCATTACCATCGTCGACGCGTCGGACACGCTGAAGTTCATCGAGAACACCGGCACCATCTCGTCGATCGAAACCATTGGCGCCGACATCAAGGGTCTGCCGATCACGTCAACCGGCACGGCCATCGACCTCAGCGTGTCGACGGTCGACGTATCCGTCCTGAATACGGGCACCATCGCCGGCGACGTCCTGTTTGGTACCGGTGACGACAGCTATACCCTCGACGGCGGCACCCAGACCGGCACCATCGATTTCGGCGGCGGTGAAAACACCTTCATGCTGAACAATGCGATGTTCTCGGGCGACCTCGCGGCAACCAAGGGCAGCGTCGATCTCGACGTCAAGGGCTCGACCTTCGCCATCGTCAGCGAGGACGGCGCGCAGGTGCGCGACGCGGCGTTCGACAAGGATTCCACCCTGGTCGTTCCGATCTTCGGCAGCGACGCCATTGCCGGCACGCTGACGGCATCGGGGACGGTGAGCTTTGCCGACGGGACCGGCCTGGTCACCGATTTCAAGACGCTGTCCGCCGAGGATATCACCTTCACGCTGGTCGATGCGGCGACGCTGACCTTCGAAACGGACGTAACCGGGCTGATGATCTCGGACACATCGGCGTTCTTCAATGTCGACGTGGCGATCGACGAGGAAGACCCGGGCAAGCTCGTTGTCACCGTCCACCGGGCGACCGCCGAGGAGCTTGGCCTGAACGGCAATCAGACCGCTGTCTTCAACGTCACCAAGACGCTGCTCGAGCAGGACACGGAAATGGGCGCGGCCATGGCTAATCTGAAGACCGCCGAAGAGGTCCAGGACGCCTTCAACCAGCTCATGCCGGACAACAGCGGCGCGACGCAGCAGGGCATCTTCCAGACCCAGGCCGCCATCTTCGGCGCCATCAACAAGCGTATGGACGGCATTTACAAGCTCGATCAGCGCTACAAGGAGCGGGTCGAGCGCATTGCCGGCAAGGATCCCAAGCGCGCCAAGCGGATGAGCAAGCGGAACCAGCCGACAATCTGGGCCGAACAGCTCGTCCTCGTCGCCAATCAGAGCCCGTTCGCCGATCAGCTCGGCTATGGCGGTTACAGCTATGGCGTGGCGCTGGGCGCGGATTATCCGCTGCTCGGTCTCGACGCGGTGGGCATCAGCCTTTCGCAGGTCTGGTCCGAATACAAGGAGAAGACCTCGTTCGATAAACCGACGGCGGTCTCGACCACCCAGTTCAATGTCTATGCCGGTTGGGAGAACAGTGGTTTCTTCGTCGACGTCAGCGGCGGCTACGGCTTCAGCTCCTATGACGGCGAGCGCAACATCGTCATCGGATCGGTCTCGCGCACCTCGCTTGGCGAGTGGAGCGGTCATCATATGGCGGCCAATGTTCGCGCTGGATACAACATCGTCATGGGCCGCTACACACTCGGCGCAGCGGCCAGTTTCAGCTGGATGAAGCTGCATGAGAACGGGTATGTGGAAACCGGCCTTGGCGAAAACGACACCTCCGGCGCGGCGACCAATCTGGTGGTGGGTGAGCAGGACGTCAGTTTTGCGCGCGGCAATTTCGGCCTGACCGCCGGCATGCGGTTCGAAGACGGCACCGGCCTTATCGAGCCACAGATCCGCGTCGGCGCCACGCACGAATTCAGCTACAAGGGGCCGACCAATGCGGCCTATTTCGGCTTCCTGAAGGATGGCAACAACCTGCCTACCCGGCTGTCCGACGACTTCATGACCGTGGGCGCGCTCGCCGCCAAGACCACGTATTATGCGGGTGTCGGCGTCGATCTCAGCGCGCATTTCGGGACGCTGTCGTTCGATTACGACGCCGAATTCGGTGGCGGCAAGCTGAACCACATCGTGTCGGGAACGGTTCGCGTCAGCTTCTGA